In the genome of Chryseobacterium sp. 52, the window ATGAAAGATTTAACAGCCATCATAGACAATGCTGTCAATAAAGGATATTCTGTAGGATGGGCAACGGATGTTTCCGAGCCTTATTTCTCCTATAAAAACGGAGTAGCTTATGTTCCGGATATGGATCTTAATCTGATTAATGCAGAAAACAAGCAGACTTTGTTTACCGAGCCTAAAAAAGATAAAACCATCACAGAAGATATGCGTCAGAAAGCGCTTAACAACCTTTCTACAACAGACGATCACGGGATGCATATCGTAGGATTGGCGAAAGATCAGACAGGTAAGGAATATTATATGGTGAAGAACTCATGGGGTGTAACCAATGATTTCGAAGGGTATCTTTATGTAACAAGACCTTATGTAGAATACAAATCAACTGCTATTCTGATTCATAAAAATGCTGTTCCAAAGAGCATTCTGAAACAACTGAAGCCAACCAAAAATATTGGTTTATAATAAAAATCACTGTTACCGGTCACTACGGTAATTTTAGATATTTAAATCTGTTAAAACCGCGCTCCAAAATATTTTGGAGCGCGGTTGTTTTTTTATTGTGTATCATATTTATTTTATAAAATATTTCTTCATTTAGTGAAAATATTATACTTTTATTGAACAACAAATTATTAGATATGAAAAATTTAAAAAAATTAGCCAAGTCGGATCTAAAGAAAATTAACGGTGGAAATGCGCCTGAATGTCCGGATGGAACTACTGCATGTTATCATAAACGTCAGGGTGATATTCCAAGTTACTGGACTTGCGAGCCAGGGGTAGGATGTCCTAAATAAAACCAAACAAAACCCGCTTCCAGAAATTCTGAAAGCGGGTTTCTTAACATAAATAGGTGAAAATTTAAATATAAAATAAAGAAAATTGTCATATAATGACTGTCAATAATGAATCATGAATTAATTTCAAGGTCAATTTCCTGGCTGCATCTTCTTCAATAGCAATAGTAAAACTAACGATTCATCATTCATATTAATACAGTTTTCCCATGCTTTCTGCAGAGAAATCCAAAAGCTCTTCCGTATTGCCTTCTTTTACTTTTTTTACCCATTCAGGGTCCTGTAAAAGGGCTCTTCCAACTGCTACAAGATCGAAATCCCCTCTTTCAAGCCTTCTGGTCAATTCGGATAGATCTGCTTTTTCAGTGCCGTGTCCGGCAAATGCCGCCATGAAATCTCCTTCAAGACCTACGGAACCTACCGTAATGGTTGGCTGTCCTGTGATTTTTTTAGCCCAACCTGCAAAATTCAGATCAGAACCTTCAAATTCAGGTTCCCAGAAACGACGTTGAGAGCAATGGAAAATATCAACTCCGGCTTCTTTTAACGGTAATAACCAATCTTCCATTTCTGTAGGTGTCAAGGCTAATTTACTGCTGTAATCCTGCTGCTTCCACTGTGAAAGACGAATAATAATCGTAAAATCCTCTCCTACTGCAGCTCTGATAGCTTTGATAACATCAACAGCGAAACGGCTTCTTTCTTTGATGGTTTTCCCACCATATTCATCCGTTCTGGTATTGGTTACTTCCCAGAAAAACTGATCGATAAGGTAACCGTGAGCACCGTGAATTTCAACAACATCAAATCCTAAATCTTTGGCAGATTTTGCAGAAGCAGCAAACTGTGCGATGGTATCCTGAATATCTTCCAGCGTCATGGTAGAAGCTTTCTCCATTTCAACCAGTGGATAATCTTCAGAACTTCTTGTATCTCCTACATGCCAGATCTGAGGTCCCATTTTACCGCCGTTCTGATGAACTGCATTAATAACATTTTTCCAGCCTGCCAATGCTTCATTTCCATAAAAATCAGGAATATTCTGGAGGTTTTTTGATCCCGGTCTGTTGATTACTGTTCCTTCAGAAAGAATCAAGCCTACTTCTGAAGCAGCTCTTCTTGCATAATATTCTGCAATATTCTGGGTTGGAACTCCATTGTCAGATTGTGCTCTGGTCATGGGAGCCATTACTATTCTATTTTTAAGTTCAAGATTTTTATAGGTGAACGGTTTAAATAATGATTCTGTACTCATTTTTAAATTACTATTTTATAATTGTTACACAAAGTAACTAATAATAGTTCGTTTTTGTATCTTCCTTAGAAAAAAACTAGTAACTTTGCTGTAACTTACATTAGTAACGTAAAAGTAACAGATGAAAAAATCAGAATTGATGAAATACAGCTGTCCTTTGGGCAAGGCGATGTCTGCTTTAGGAAGCAAATGGAAGCCTATTATTGTTTTGGTTATTAAAGACCGCAAACTTCGTTTTGGAGAGCTTGCCGTACGCATTCATGTGATCTCCAGAAAGGTTTTAACTGATCAGTTAAGAGAAATGGAAAGCGATGGGCTGATTATCCGTGAAGAATTTAAAGAGCTTCCTCCAAGAGTGGAATATTCACTCACAGAAAAAGGACTGGCACTTTTACCGATATTGTATATGCTTGAAGAATGGGAATCTAAATTTGAGAGTAAGGATTTACGGACTGATAAGAATTGTGTGTTGCTGGAGAAGGAAGTGAAAAAGGCAGTTAAAGTTTAATCATATTTAATTTTAGTCTTTTATAATTAACATATTGGCAAAGGGAGTTATTTTTCTGCTCTCTATTATGTTCAATCCAGCAGAGGAAATTGCTTTTTTCCATTGTTTTTGGCTCAAAAAATGAAATGCTCCGATATTAAAGAATATAAAATTGGTTACATCTCTAAATTGCTCTGAAACAATGATAATCCCATTATTCTTCAATATTCTTTTTGCTTCTTTAAAGAATAAAACTCTCTGATCATGCTCTAAAATTTCATGCAATGACGTTAGAGCAAGAATAACATCTTGAGATTTGTCTTCAAAAGGTAGTGTATTCGGAGAAATCTTTATTTCTTTAGAATTAGGCGGGAATATTCTTTTTGAAGTTTCAATTCCTTTTTCGTGTTCATGTCTGTTTCCATAAATGTCACAAACTGTTAAATTTAAGTCTGGATATTCCGCTTCCAATCTGCCGGATAAAGGATCAAAACTCGCATGAACCAGAATTGCATTCTCTGCTTTTCCTAAATCTAAAATACCCTCTAAATTATTTAATTCATATAAATCAGAATTGTCATAAAGGATATAAGAGGCAACAAGTGAAGCTATAATATTTAAAATAATAAGTCCTCCTAAAACTCTAAGTAATAATGTAAACAGTCCGGAATTTATCCAAAATGACAATCCAAAAAGAAAGGCCGAGACTATGAACCCGAATAGTATTTTTTGATAATTGAACAGAATAACAAGTTTGGTGATTTTCATTTTTCGTTTTCTATAAATTGCCTGATTCCCAATTTTTCCAACTATTATTAGGTTTTAAAGTTTCCTTCCAATAAGAAATACTTCTCATTACTAAAACTTTAGAGATAAGTCTATAAGTTTCCTGCTTACTTGGCATAATGCTTGGATCATAATGAAATTCATTAATTACCATTAGCTTTTTAAGACTTTTAGGAATATGTTTCCTAATATCTTCCTCTGACGCTGAAATTAAAGTTGGATTTGTTTCTTGATAATACCTTATTAAATCACCGAAGCTAACCAACTTCTTAGGATTATCATAATCTCTTAATTTAATTTCTAGTTTTTCATAATCCTTATAATTACCATTAAATGGAATTAATTTATCCCGGACTTTTATTTCTTTAACATTTGCATCAATAAGTTCGAATTTTTCCATATCACTACCTTCTTTATTTACAATTCTTTCATATTCGTCTCCGCCAATTAGAACAATATTACTTACATTTGAAATATAATTTCTTTCAGGATACTTATTAATAGGATAATCAATACAATTACCAATATAATAAAGTTCAATTTCAGCTCTTGTTGCTCTATTTTGATAACCATTTTTCTCAAAAACAATCGCCCAGTATTTTTCGTTAGCATATAGGTGAATTCGACTTCCTGCTGTTTCACAATAGCCATGCTCTAAATCAAGGAAAAAATTATATTTAATATCTTCTGGGCGAGCTTTTGGATAATATTTATTAGGTTCTCCTTTGAAAGCTAGATCTAATTGTTCTAAAATTTCATTTTCCGTATAATTCATCTGTGATCTTTCCGATTGCTTATTACAAGAAACCAATATGAATAAAACTACATTAATTAATATTAGTTTCATAAACTTTAATTATAATAAATATTTTAAACAATTTAATAAAAAAACCGCTTCCAGAAGTTCTGAAAACGGTTTAATTTTATTTAAAATCCCAATTAAAATATCGCAGGATATTTCTGAGGGTTTGTTTCATTAAACAGAGCATAGATTCTTTCCACCATATCATCTGAAGATGGCTTACTGAAATAATCGCCATCACTTGCGTATGCAGGTCTGTGATCATTTGCAGCTATCGTTAATGGATCTGAATCCAGATATCTGAATGCTTTCTGCTTCTCAAGGATCTGCTGTAAAATAAACGCTGAAGTCCCTCCTTCCACATCTTCGTCAATAACGACCAATCTGTTGGTTCTCTTCACGCTTTCTGCAATTTCACTCGTTAAATCGAAAGGAATTAAAGACTGAACGTCAATAACTTCTGCAGAGATTCCTAATTTCTCTAATTCGTCTGCTGCATCCATTACCACTCTCCAGGTCGAACCGTAAGTCACTAAAGTCACATCTTTTCCTTCTTTGGTTACTTCAATTTTCCCAACAGGCACTGTAAATTCTCCTAAGTTGTCAGGTTGCTTTTCTTTCAGTCTGTAACCGTTCAGACATTCCACGATCACTGCCGGCTCGTCTGCCTGAAGCATCGTATTGTAGAATCCTGCAGCTTTTGTCAGGTTTCTTGGTACCAATACTAAGATCCCTTTTGAAAGGTTAATGATTCCTGCCATTGGAGAACCTGAATGCCAGACACCTTCCAGTCTGTGACCTCTTGTTCTGATGATCACAGGAGCTTTCTGACCTCCTTTTGTTCTGTATTGAACGGTAGCCAGATCATCACTCATTCCCTGAAGGCAATATAAGATATAATCCAGGTACTGGATCTCAGCGATAGGTCTAAGACCTCTCATTGCCATCCCAATACCCTGACCAAGAATAGTAGCTTCACGGATTCCGGTATCTGCTACACGTACTTCGCCGTATTTTTCCTGCATTCCTTCTAATCCCTGGTTCACATCACCGATATTTCCGGCATCTTCACCAAATACTAAAGTTTCAGGATATTTTTCAAAAATTTTGTCAAAGTTATTTCTTACCACAACTCTACCATCCACATCTTCTGAACTATCAGAATAGACCGGTTTGATTTCTTTCACATTTTCAGCTTTCCACTGAGACTGTGAATATAAGTGAGAAGAATAGTTATCTTTTTCTATTTCAAAAACCTCATTGTACTTCTGCATCAATTGAGTTCTTTCCGCAGAATTTGTTCCTCTGGTTGCTAATAAAGCTTTTCTTGTTAAATGGAAAATATCTTTTTTAGCTTTTGAAACTAGTTTACTGAACTGGGCAATATACCCCTCGATTTCAGCATTCTGACCTTTAAGATTTTCAACTAAAGGAAGAACAGACTGAATAAGGTCTGTAATGGTCTTCTGGTAGTTTTCCCAAGCATTTTTCTGACCTGCTTTTACGATTTTCTTCGCTTCATCATCTATGGCATCCAACTCTTCGGTAGTAGCAATGATTTCATCTTTTCCTTCAATTTCAATGGAATAGTTTAAAATCCATTCTCTGAATTTCACGATCCCGTCAAAATCTGCTTCCCATGAAAGACGTTCTTCATTCTTATATCTTTCGTGAGATCCCGATGTAGAATGTCCCTGAGGCTGTGTAACCTCAATAACGTGAACCACAACCGGAATACTTTCTGTTCTGGCAAAATGTTCTGCTCTTGCATAGGCGTCCAATAATGCCGGATAATCCCAGGCTTTCACCTGAATGATTTCGCAACCTTGATTTTCACCTTCTTTTCTTTGAAAACCGCTTAACATTTCCGCAATGTCAGCTTTTGCTCTCTGATTTTTTGTTGGAACTGAAATTCCGTAACCGTCATCCCAGATAGAAACAATCATAGGAACCTGAAGCGCACATGCTGCATTCAAAGTTTCCCAGAAATGCCCCTCTGCTGTAGATGCATCACCGATTGTACCAAAAG includes:
- a CDS encoding bacteriocin-like protein; this encodes MKNLKKLAKSDLKKINGGNAPECPDGTTACYHKRQGDIPSYWTCEPGVGCPK
- a CDS encoding NADH:flavin oxidoreductase, producing MSTESLFKPFTYKNLELKNRIVMAPMTRAQSDNGVPTQNIAEYYARRAASEVGLILSEGTVINRPGSKNLQNIPDFYGNEALAGWKNVINAVHQNGGKMGPQIWHVGDTRSSEDYPLVEMEKASTMTLEDIQDTIAQFAASAKSAKDLGFDVVEIHGAHGYLIDQFFWEVTNTRTDEYGGKTIKERSRFAVDVIKAIRAAVGEDFTIIIRLSQWKQQDYSSKLALTPTEMEDWLLPLKEAGVDIFHCSQRRFWEPEFEGSDLNFAGWAKKITGQPTITVGSVGLEGDFMAAFAGHGTEKADLSELTRRLERGDFDLVAVGRALLQDPEWVKKVKEGNTEELLDFSAESMGKLY
- a CDS encoding winged helix-turn-helix transcriptional regulator; the protein is MKKSELMKYSCPLGKAMSALGSKWKPIIVLVIKDRKLRFGELAVRIHVISRKVLTDQLREMESDGLIIREEFKELPPRVEYSLTEKGLALLPILYMLEEWESKFESKDLRTDKNCVLLEKEVKKAVKV
- a CDS encoding class I SAM-dependent methyltransferase, with amino-acid sequence MKITKLVILFNYQKILFGFIVSAFLFGLSFWINSGLFTLLLRVLGGLIILNIIASLVASYILYDNSDLYELNNLEGILDLGKAENAILVHASFDPLSGRLEAEYPDLNLTVCDIYGNRHEHEKGIETSKRIFPPNSKEIKISPNTLPFEDKSQDVILALTSLHEILEHDQRVLFFKEAKRILKNNGIIIVSEQFRDVTNFIFFNIGAFHFLSQKQWKKAISSAGLNIIESRKITPFANMLIIKD
- a CDS encoding DUF7003 family protein, with protein sequence MKLILINVVLFILVSCNKQSERSQMNYTENEILEQLDLAFKGEPNKYYPKARPEDIKYNFFLDLEHGYCETAGSRIHLYANEKYWAIVFEKNGYQNRATRAEIELYYIGNCIDYPINKYPERNYISNVSNIVLIGGDEYERIVNKEGSDMEKFELIDANVKEIKVRDKLIPFNGNYKDYEKLEIKLRDYDNPKKLVSFGDLIRYYQETNPTLISASEEDIRKHIPKSLKKLMVINEFHYDPSIMPSKQETYRLISKVLVMRSISYWKETLKPNNSWKNWESGNL
- a CDS encoding thiamine pyrophosphate-dependent enzyme: MQTTYIETQQISFQDFKNQILEDYRLGRISREMSYLGRREVLTGKAKFGIFGDGKELPQLAMAKVFRNGDFRSGYYRDQTFALAVDALTVESFFAQLYADTSVEREPASAGRQMNGHFATRSLNEDGSWKDLTAQKNISSDISPTAGQMPRLLGLAQASKVYKSVQFEGSEKFSKNGNEIAFGTIGDASTAEGHFWETLNAACALQVPMIVSIWDDGYGISVPTKNQRAKADIAEMLSGFQRKEGENQGCEIIQVKAWDYPALLDAYARAEHFARTESIPVVVHVIEVTQPQGHSTSGSHERYKNEERLSWEADFDGIVKFREWILNYSIEIEGKDEIIATTEELDAIDDEAKKIVKAGQKNAWENYQKTITDLIQSVLPLVENLKGQNAEIEGYIAQFSKLVSKAKKDIFHLTRKALLATRGTNSAERTQLMQKYNEVFEIEKDNYSSHLYSQSQWKAENVKEIKPVYSDSSEDVDGRVVVRNNFDKIFEKYPETLVFGEDAGNIGDVNQGLEGMQEKYGEVRVADTGIREATILGQGIGMAMRGLRPIAEIQYLDYILYCLQGMSDDLATVQYRTKGGQKAPVIIRTRGHRLEGVWHSGSPMAGIINLSKGILVLVPRNLTKAAGFYNTMLQADEPAVIVECLNGYRLKEKQPDNLGEFTVPVGKIEVTKEGKDVTLVTYGSTWRVVMDAADELEKLGISAEVIDVQSLIPFDLTSEIAESVKRTNRLVVIDEDVEGGTSAFILQQILEKQKAFRYLDSDPLTIAANDHRPAYASDGDYFSKPSSDDMVERIYALFNETNPQKYPAIF